One genomic window of Scatophagus argus isolate fScaArg1 chromosome 16, fScaArg1.pri, whole genome shotgun sequence includes the following:
- the strada gene encoding STE20-related kinase adapter protein alpha isoform X3: MSFLRWVSEKLSVESLRDLELFGEQAQGLSHRKAHEDRQESLTSLPRRDTMGSFLPDSSSYELLAVIGRGLDDLMTVNLARYKPTGEHVAIRRIDLESCTNDMVTYLQGELHVSKLFHHPSILPYKSVFIAENELWVITPFMAYGSARDLICTHFTDGMSELTIAYILLGMLKALEYIHHMGYVHRSVKASHVLISADGQVCMSGLRSIFSLIRHGQRAKVVHDFPQYSVKVLPWLSPEVLQQNLQGYDSRSDIYSLGITACELANGHVPFKDMPATQMLLEKLNGTVPCLLDTTTIPPEELSLKPSRSGADSGICEGPGAGGVRHSNGEPSSSSGGHPYNRTFSPHFHAFVELCLQRDPENRPCATTLIGHPFFKQIKRRPSEALPELLQPVSPITGYESSQLQDSPSGLASLESGLSHLEVDDWDF, from the exons ATGTCTTTTCTT CGTTGGGTATCTGAGAAATTGAGTGTGGAGAGCCTGCGGGATTTGGAGTTATTTGGAG AGCAAGCTCAGGGACTCTCTCACAGGAAA GCCCATGAGGACAGGCAGGAGAGCCTGACCTCCCTGCCACGCCGGGACACCATGGGCAGCTTCCTCCCTGACAGCAGCTCCTACGAGCTGCTCGCTGTTATCG GCCGGGGCTTGGACGACTTGATGACTGTGAACCTGGCTCGATACAAACCCACCGGGGAGCACGTAGCCATACGACGGATTGACTTGGAGTCATGCACTAACGACATGGTCACCTACCTGCAG GGTGAGCTACATGTGTCAAAGTTGTTTCACCACCCCAGTATTCTACCCTACAAGAGCGTCTTTATagctgaaaatgagctgtggGTCATCACTCCCTTCATGGCTTATG GGTCAGCCAGGGATCTGATCTGCACTCATTTCACTGATGGTATGAGTGAGCTCACCATCGCATACATTTTGCTGGGTATGCTCAAAGCTCTGGAATACATCCACCACATGGGATATGTGCACCG GAGTGTGAAGGCCAGCCACGTGTTGATCTCAGCAGACGGACAGGTCTGCATGTCAGGTCTACGGAGCATCTTCAGCCTCATCCGCCACGGCCAGAGGGCCAAAGTTGTCCACGACTTCCCCCAGTACAGCGTCAAGGTGCTGCCCTGGCTCAGCCCTGAGGTGCTACAGCAG aaccTGCAGGGCTACGACTCTCGGTCAGACATCTACAGCCTCGGCATCACAGCCTGTGAGTTGGCAAATGGACACGTGCCCTTCAAAGACATGCCAGCTACACAG ATGCTGCTGGAGAAGCTAAATGGGACGGTGCCgtgtttgctggacaccaccaCTATCCCACCGGAGGAGCTCTCGCTGAAACCCTCCCGCTCTGGGGCTGACTCTGGGATCTGCGAGGGTCCGGGAGCCGGAGGTGTTCGTCACTCAAACGGAGAGCCCTCCTCCTCGTCAGGAGGACACCCCTACAACCGGACGTTCTCCCCTCACTTCCATGCCTTTGTGGAGCTGTGCCTACAGCGAGACCCAGAAAACAG ACCGTGTGCCACCACTCTCATAGGTCATCCATTCTTCAAACAG ATCAAACGGCGGCCCTCGGAGGCGCtgcctgagctgctgcagcccGTGTCGCCCATCACCGGCTACGAGAGCTCCCAGCTGCAGGACTCTCCGTCTGGATTGGCCAGCCTGGAGTCGGGTCTGAGCCACCTCGAGGTGGACGACTGGGACTTCTGA
- the strada gene encoding STE20-related kinase adapter protein alpha isoform X2 gives MGSFLPDSSSYELLAVIGRGLDDLMTVNLARYKPTGEHVAIRRIDLESCTNDMVTYLQGELHVSKLFHHPSILPYKSVFIAENELWVITPFMAYGSARDLICTHFTDGMSELTIAYILLGMLKALEYIHHMGYVHRSVKASHVLISADGQVCMSGLRSIFSLIRHGQRAKVVHDFPQYSVKVLPWLSPEVLQQNLQGYDSRSDIYSLGITACELANGHVPFKDMPATQMLLEKLNGTVPCLLDTTTIPPEELSLKPSRSGADSGICEGPGAGGVRHSNGEPSSSSGGHPYNRTFSPHFHAFVELCLQRDPENRPCATTLIGHPFFKQIKRRPSEALPELLQPVSPITGYESSQLQDSPSGLASLESGLSHLEVDDWDF, from the exons ATGGGCAGCTTCCTCCCTGACAGCAGCTCCTACGAGCTGCTCGCTGTTATCG GCCGGGGCTTGGACGACTTGATGACTGTGAACCTGGCTCGATACAAACCCACCGGGGAGCACGTAGCCATACGACGGATTGACTTGGAGTCATGCACTAACGACATGGTCACCTACCTGCAG GGTGAGCTACATGTGTCAAAGTTGTTTCACCACCCCAGTATTCTACCCTACAAGAGCGTCTTTATagctgaaaatgagctgtggGTCATCACTCCCTTCATGGCTTATG GGTCAGCCAGGGATCTGATCTGCACTCATTTCACTGATGGTATGAGTGAGCTCACCATCGCATACATTTTGCTGGGTATGCTCAAAGCTCTGGAATACATCCACCACATGGGATATGTGCACCG GAGTGTGAAGGCCAGCCACGTGTTGATCTCAGCAGACGGACAGGTCTGCATGTCAGGTCTACGGAGCATCTTCAGCCTCATCCGCCACGGCCAGAGGGCCAAAGTTGTCCACGACTTCCCCCAGTACAGCGTCAAGGTGCTGCCCTGGCTCAGCCCTGAGGTGCTACAGCAG aaccTGCAGGGCTACGACTCTCGGTCAGACATCTACAGCCTCGGCATCACAGCCTGTGAGTTGGCAAATGGACACGTGCCCTTCAAAGACATGCCAGCTACACAG ATGCTGCTGGAGAAGCTAAATGGGACGGTGCCgtgtttgctggacaccaccaCTATCCCACCGGAGGAGCTCTCGCTGAAACCCTCCCGCTCTGGGGCTGACTCTGGGATCTGCGAGGGTCCGGGAGCCGGAGGTGTTCGTCACTCAAACGGAGAGCCCTCCTCCTCGTCAGGAGGACACCCCTACAACCGGACGTTCTCCCCTCACTTCCATGCCTTTGTGGAGCTGTGCCTACAGCGAGACCCAGAAAACAG ACCGTGTGCCACCACTCTCATAGGTCATCCATTCTTCAAACAG ATCAAACGGCGGCCCTCGGAGGCGCtgcctgagctgctgcagcccGTGTCGCCCATCACCGGCTACGAGAGCTCCCAGCTGCAGGACTCTCCGTCTGGATTGGCCAGCCTGGAGTCGGGTCTGAGCCACCTCGAGGTGGACGACTGGGACTTCTGA
- the strada gene encoding STE20-related kinase adapter protein alpha isoform X1, whose product MSFLAHEDRQESLTSLPRRDTMGSFLPDSSSYELLAVIGRGLDDLMTVNLARYKPTGEHVAIRRIDLESCTNDMVTYLQGELHVSKLFHHPSILPYKSVFIAENELWVITPFMAYGSARDLICTHFTDGMSELTIAYILLGMLKALEYIHHMGYVHRSVKASHVLISADGQVCMSGLRSIFSLIRHGQRAKVVHDFPQYSVKVLPWLSPEVLQQNLQGYDSRSDIYSLGITACELANGHVPFKDMPATQMLLEKLNGTVPCLLDTTTIPPEELSLKPSRSGADSGICEGPGAGGVRHSNGEPSSSSGGHPYNRTFSPHFHAFVELCLQRDPENRPCATTLIGHPFFKQIKRRPSEALPELLQPVSPITGYESSQLQDSPSGLASLESGLSHLEVDDWDF is encoded by the exons ATGTCTTTTCTT GCCCATGAGGACAGGCAGGAGAGCCTGACCTCCCTGCCACGCCGGGACACCATGGGCAGCTTCCTCCCTGACAGCAGCTCCTACGAGCTGCTCGCTGTTATCG GCCGGGGCTTGGACGACTTGATGACTGTGAACCTGGCTCGATACAAACCCACCGGGGAGCACGTAGCCATACGACGGATTGACTTGGAGTCATGCACTAACGACATGGTCACCTACCTGCAG GGTGAGCTACATGTGTCAAAGTTGTTTCACCACCCCAGTATTCTACCCTACAAGAGCGTCTTTATagctgaaaatgagctgtggGTCATCACTCCCTTCATGGCTTATG GGTCAGCCAGGGATCTGATCTGCACTCATTTCACTGATGGTATGAGTGAGCTCACCATCGCATACATTTTGCTGGGTATGCTCAAAGCTCTGGAATACATCCACCACATGGGATATGTGCACCG GAGTGTGAAGGCCAGCCACGTGTTGATCTCAGCAGACGGACAGGTCTGCATGTCAGGTCTACGGAGCATCTTCAGCCTCATCCGCCACGGCCAGAGGGCCAAAGTTGTCCACGACTTCCCCCAGTACAGCGTCAAGGTGCTGCCCTGGCTCAGCCCTGAGGTGCTACAGCAG aaccTGCAGGGCTACGACTCTCGGTCAGACATCTACAGCCTCGGCATCACAGCCTGTGAGTTGGCAAATGGACACGTGCCCTTCAAAGACATGCCAGCTACACAG ATGCTGCTGGAGAAGCTAAATGGGACGGTGCCgtgtttgctggacaccaccaCTATCCCACCGGAGGAGCTCTCGCTGAAACCCTCCCGCTCTGGGGCTGACTCTGGGATCTGCGAGGGTCCGGGAGCCGGAGGTGTTCGTCACTCAAACGGAGAGCCCTCCTCCTCGTCAGGAGGACACCCCTACAACCGGACGTTCTCCCCTCACTTCCATGCCTTTGTGGAGCTGTGCCTACAGCGAGACCCAGAAAACAG ACCGTGTGCCACCACTCTCATAGGTCATCCATTCTTCAAACAG ATCAAACGGCGGCCCTCGGAGGCGCtgcctgagctgctgcagcccGTGTCGCCCATCACCGGCTACGAGAGCTCCCAGCTGCAGGACTCTCCGTCTGGATTGGCCAGCCTGGAGTCGGGTCTGAGCCACCTCGAGGTGGACGACTGGGACTTCTGA